In Bosea vestrisii, the following are encoded in one genomic region:
- the cysN gene encoding sulfate adenylyltransferase subunit CysN produces MAALAKLKGQPAPAGQPHPANDQGQNTEGSARALLRFITCGSVDDGKSTLIGRILYEAGAVFDDQLTALDSDSRKFGTQGAAPDFALLVDGLSAEREQGITIDVAYRYFSTDARSFIVADTPGHEQYTRNMATGASTADLAIILIDARKGLLPQTRRHSFIVSLVGVRHVVVAVNKMDLVGYDEAVYRQIEQDYRKAVAGLGFASIDFVPVSARDGENVTSLSGLMPWYRGPALLPLLESVVVVAEAEVEAGFALPVQWVNRPDLDFRGFAGTVAQGRLRVGDAVAALPSGRRSTIARILAPSGDVSQAGAGQSVTVTLADEIDVSRGDVIASLTHAPTAQQELRARLLWTGEAALREGGEFILKLATSTANAQIVRLHHSVDIESYAETPAESLAMNGIGLATLKLDRPLAVLDYARSRELGGFILIDRLSNQTVAFGFVEIRTAQDKVRSVTEAGAAGRAVLRLVGWRGAQERRAWFEAMSWRLASGLFVFAAVALPTGQWALAAALGVGDVVLRPLLKGLHARLWARRAPPALYDGAGI; encoded by the coding sequence ATGGCGGCGCTCGCGAAGTTGAAGGGCCAGCCCGCTCCGGCTGGCCAGCCGCATCCCGCCAATGACCAGGGCCAGAACACCGAGGGCAGTGCCCGCGCTTTGTTGCGCTTCATCACCTGCGGCTCGGTCGACGACGGCAAGTCGACGCTGATCGGACGCATACTCTACGAGGCCGGCGCAGTCTTCGACGACCAGCTCACGGCGCTCGACAGCGATTCCCGCAAATTCGGCACGCAAGGCGCGGCGCCGGACTTCGCGCTGCTGGTCGACGGGCTCTCGGCCGAGCGCGAGCAGGGCATCACCATCGATGTCGCCTATCGCTATTTCTCGACCGACGCTCGCAGCTTCATTGTCGCGGACACCCCCGGCCACGAGCAGTACACCCGCAACATGGCGACCGGCGCATCGACCGCCGACCTCGCCATTATCCTGATCGACGCCCGCAAGGGCCTGCTGCCGCAGACGCGCCGGCACTCCTTCATCGTCTCGCTGGTCGGTGTCAGGCACGTCGTCGTCGCCGTCAACAAGATGGACCTGGTCGGCTATGACGAGGCGGTCTACCGGCAGATCGAACAGGATTACCGCAAGGCGGTCGCGGGCTTAGGCTTCGCCAGCATCGATTTCGTCCCGGTCTCGGCCCGTGACGGCGAGAACGTCACCAGCCTTTCTGGCCTGATGCCCTGGTATCGCGGGCCGGCGCTGCTGCCCTTGCTGGAATCCGTCGTGGTCGTCGCCGAGGCTGAGGTCGAGGCTGGCTTCGCCTTGCCGGTGCAGTGGGTCAACCGGCCCGATCTCGACTTCCGCGGCTTTGCCGGCACGGTCGCGCAAGGGCGCTTGCGCGTCGGGGATGCGGTCGCGGCGCTGCCGTCGGGCCGACGCAGCACGATTGCGCGCATCCTCGCGCCGTCCGGCGACGTCTCGCAGGCGGGCGCCGGCCAGTCGGTGACCGTCACGCTTGCCGACGAGATCGATGTCTCCCGTGGCGACGTCATCGCCTCGCTCACGCACGCGCCCACGGCGCAACAGGAGCTGCGGGCGCGCCTGCTCTGGACCGGCGAGGCGGCGCTGCGCGAAGGCGGCGAGTTCATCCTCAAGCTTGCCACGTCGACCGCTAACGCCCAGATCGTCCGGCTGCATCACAGCGTCGATATCGAGAGCTATGCCGAAACGCCGGCCGAGAGCCTGGCGATGAACGGAATCGGGTTGGCGACGTTGAAGCTCGACCGGCCGCTCGCAGTGCTCGACTATGCCCGCAGCCGTGAGCTTGGCGGTTTCATCCTGATCGACAGGCTCAGCAACCAGACGGTCGCCTTCGGCTTCGTCGAGATCCGCACGGCTCAGGACAAGGTTCGTTCGGTCACCGAGGCGGGGGCTGCTGGCCGTGCCGTTCTGCGTCTCGTCGGCTGGCGTGGTGCGCAGGAACGCCGCGCCTGGTTCGAGGCGATGAGCTGGCGCCTGGCGTCCGGATTGTTCGTCTTCGCCGCCGTGGCGCTGCCGACGGGGCAGTGGGCCCTCGCAGCTGCTCTCGGGGTGGGCGATGTAGTGCTGCGGCCGCTGTTGAAGGGCCTGCATGCCAGACTATGGGCGAGGAGGGCTCCGCCGGCGCTCTATGACGGGGCGGGGATCTAA
- a CDS encoding EF-hand domain-containing protein, producing the protein MTSIGGVGGFRPPPPGKPPSFDKLDGNSDGILNLDEFAAGAPKGADSKKTEKLFKAMDADQDGSVSKAESDAFKAKFEKADQQMQALLLMLQSDTASATTATKADAKDGDDKNYFAKLDSDSDGSVAKEEFLRAVAPDGDGSNGLLSRLFAAMDADQDGKISKKEMDDFKKQMEERASHRPPPPPSPEVSGASEAYGQTYQLGARAPAGATYSQAA; encoded by the coding sequence ATGACAAGCATCGGCGGCGTTGGGGGCTTTCGCCCGCCACCGCCCGGAAAACCACCGAGCTTCGACAAGCTCGACGGCAACAGTGACGGGATACTCAACCTCGATGAATTTGCCGCCGGCGCGCCGAAGGGCGCCGACAGCAAGAAAACCGAGAAGCTGTTCAAGGCGATGGACGCCGACCAGGATGGGTCGGTCAGCAAGGCGGAATCGGACGCCTTCAAGGCGAAGTTCGAGAAGGCCGACCAGCAGATGCAGGCCCTCCTGCTGATGCTCCAGTCGGATACGGCCAGCGCCACGACGGCGACCAAGGCCGACGCCAAGGACGGCGACGACAAGAACTACTTCGCCAAGCTCGACTCCGATTCCGATGGCAGCGTCGCCAAGGAAGAATTCCTGAGGGCGGTCGCCCCCGATGGCGACGGCTCGAACGGCCTGCTCAGCCGCCTCTTCGCCGCGATGGACGCGGATCAGGACGGCAAGATCTCCAAGAAGGAGATGGACGACTTCAAGAAGCAGATGGAGGAGCGTGCCTCGCACCGGCCGCCTCCGCCACCGTCGCCGGAAGTCAGCGGCGCGTCCGAAGCCTATGGCCAGACCTACCAGCTCGGGGCACGAGCTCCCGCTGGCGCGACCTATTCCCAGGCGGCTTAA
- a CDS encoding RidA family protein yields the protein MTSGMPPSDPASRRARAVLPEGWPQPRGYANGMVAEGTVLMTGGLVGWDAQGVFAKDFVAQVGQTLANIKAVVEAGGGQVEDIVRLTWYVTDIEAYRSSLSELGPAYRANFGRHFPAMAVVAVAALVEPEAMVEIEATAVLAG from the coding sequence ATGACCAGCGGCATGCCGCCCTCCGATCCCGCTTCGCGCCGCGCCCGCGCCGTCCTGCCCGAAGGCTGGCCGCAGCCGCGCGGCTATGCCAACGGCATGGTCGCCGAAGGCACGGTGCTGATGACCGGCGGCCTCGTCGGCTGGGACGCCCAGGGCGTCTTCGCCAAGGACTTCGTCGCGCAGGTCGGCCAGACGCTCGCCAATATCAAGGCGGTTGTCGAGGCCGGCGGCGGACAGGTCGAGGACATCGTGCGGCTGACCTGGTATGTCACCGACATCGAGGCCTATCGCAGCAGCCTTTCCGAGCTCGGCCCGGCCTACCGCGCCAATTTCGGCCGGCATTTCCCGGCCATGGCGGTGGTCGCGGTCGCGGCATTGGTCGAGCCCGAGGCAATGGTCGAGATCGAAGCGACGGCTGTACTGGCGGGCTGA
- a CDS encoding AMP-binding protein: MGTADLMRSGHVDMFARDNLPPRESWPRLDLAAAELSYPERLNVVTEFVDRHVAEGHGARDAVIGPSDIWSYQALADTVNRIANVLTRDLGMVPGNRVLLRAANTPMMVATYFAVLKAGGVVVATMPMLRAGEIAYPIRKAKIGLALCDASLVDELKAAQTLAPELSTIVTWGDGALEGLMVKAGYELFEPADTAQDDVCLIAFTSGTTGEPKGTMHFQRDLLAICDAYGARVLKAAPEDRFIGSPPLAFTFGLGGIVLFPLRIGAACVLPAKVAPPDLAEAIERHRATVCFTAPTAYRAMLGKLGERDLSSLRICVSAGEALPKATFDAWQEATGLPLMDGIGATEMLHIFIGAPRETIRPGATGLPVPGYEAKIVDEDGKEVPDGTPGRLAVRGPTGCRYLADPRQAKYILDGWNVTGDTYLRDADGYFWYQARSDDMIISAGYNIAGPEVEACLLTHEAVAECGVVGAPCPERGQIVKAYVLLRDGFNGDAALAKALQDHVKAAIAPYKYPRAIAFVTTLPKTPTGKLQRFALREIARQEAAAAS, from the coding sequence CGAATTCGTCGATCGCCATGTCGCCGAGGGGCACGGCGCGCGCGATGCGGTGATCGGACCGAGCGATATCTGGAGCTATCAGGCGCTCGCCGACACCGTGAACCGCATCGCCAATGTGCTGACCCGCGATCTTGGCATGGTGCCGGGCAATCGCGTGCTGCTGCGCGCCGCCAACACGCCGATGATGGTCGCGACCTATTTCGCGGTGCTGAAGGCCGGCGGCGTCGTGGTCGCGACCATGCCGATGCTGCGTGCCGGTGAGATCGCCTATCCGATCCGCAAGGCGAAGATCGGGCTGGCGCTCTGCGACGCATCATTAGTCGACGAACTCAAGGCAGCTCAAACTCTTGCGCCGGAACTCTCGACCATTGTGACATGGGGAGATGGCGCGCTAGAAGGCCTGATGGTGAAAGCCGGCTACGAGCTTTTCGAGCCGGCTGACACGGCGCAGGACGATGTCTGTCTGATCGCCTTCACCTCGGGCACCACCGGCGAGCCCAAGGGCACCATGCATTTCCAGCGCGACCTGCTGGCGATCTGCGATGCCTATGGCGCGCGCGTCCTCAAGGCCGCGCCGGAAGACCGCTTCATCGGCTCACCGCCGCTCGCCTTCACCTTCGGGCTCGGCGGCATCGTGCTGTTTCCGTTGCGGATCGGCGCCGCCTGCGTGCTGCCGGCCAAGGTCGCGCCGCCCGATCTCGCCGAGGCGATCGAGCGCCATCGTGCCACCGTCTGCTTCACCGCGCCGACCGCCTATCGCGCCATGCTCGGCAAGCTCGGCGAGCGCGACCTCTCCTCGCTGCGCATCTGCGTCTCGGCCGGCGAGGCATTGCCGAAGGCGACCTTCGACGCCTGGCAGGAAGCGACCGGGCTGCCATTGATGGACGGGATCGGCGCGACCGAGATGCTGCACATCTTCATCGGCGCGCCCCGCGAGACGATCCGGCCCGGGGCGACAGGCCTGCCGGTGCCGGGCTACGAAGCGAAGATCGTCGACGAGGACGGCAAGGAGGTGCCGGACGGCACGCCCGGGCGCCTCGCCGTGCGCGGACCGACCGGCTGCCGCTATCTCGCCGACCCGCGCCAGGCCAAATACATCCTCGACGGCTGGAACGTCACCGGCGACACCTATCTGCGCGATGCCGATGGGTATTTCTGGTACCAGGCCCGCTCCGACGACATGATCATCTCGGCCGGCTACAACATTGCCGGGCCGGAAGTCGAAGCCTGCCTGCTGACGCATGAGGCGGTGGCCGAATGCGGCGTTGTCGGCGCCCCCTGCCCGGAGCGCGGCCAGATCGTGAAGGCCTATGTGCTGCTGCGCGATGGCTTCAACGGTGATGCTGCATTGGCTAAGGCGCTTCAAGACCACGTCAAGGCGGCGATCGCGCCTTACAAGTATCCGCGCGCCATCGCCTTCGTGACAACCCTGCCGAAGACCCCTACCGGGAAGCTGCAACGTTTTGCCCTGCGCGAGATCGCCCGCCAGGAAGCGGCCGCAGCCTCCTGA